TCATTATTCACAATCGGGAGATGGGACAATTTGTAATCATCCATGCGACTAAGTGCATCGGCACCAGTATCAGATGTTTTTAACGGGATTACCGAATCTGTAATTAGATGTTTGGCCAACATAATTTTTATTCTTTAGTATTGCTTTTTGCTAAAATAATCATCGTTAATGATATTCAGGTAGTTTTCGTACCTAGAAATACTAATATTTCCATTTTTTAAGGCATTGATTACGGCACACCCAGGTTCATGCACATGGGTGCAATTATTAAACTTGCAATTATGCATATATTTTCGCATCTCAGGAAATCGCTCAGCTACCTCCGCACTATTAAAATCAATTAATCCAAATTCTTTGATCCCGGGTGTATCAACAATAAATCCACCTGCCGATAATTCATGCATTTCGGCATAAGTTGTGGTATGCTTTCCCTTATGATGGTAGTCCGAAATAATTCCTGTTTTAATATCCAGCCCGGATTCGATCTTATTAATCAATGCAGATTTACCAACTCCCGAATGTCCCGCGAATAAACTTACTTTACCCTTTAATAAAGTTTCAACCCGATCAATATTAATGCTTTCCTTAACTGAAATCTCGGTACAAGGATATCCTAGCCTTTCATAAACATCTTTGATTTGCTTGTGAGTAACCCATGACTCCTCATCATATAAATCTATTTTATTAAAAATAATTTGTGCCGGAATGTGATATGCTTCAGCGGTTACCAAAAATCTGTCAATAAAACCTGTAGAAGTTCTGGGGCTTGCTAATGTTATAATAATAATTGCCTGATCAAGGTTAGCTGCGATGATGTGAGAGAATTTCGATAAATTGGTTGCTTTCCGAATAATGTAGTTAGTCCGTTCATAAATATGGTCAATCACGCCTACTTTTTCTTTCTCCTGAAGCTGAAACCTAACCCGGTCGCCTATTGCAATTGGATTGGTCGTTTTTATGTCCATCATCCTGAAATGACCCTTTATTTTGCAATCAAAATAATGGCCCTGATCATCACGCACTGTATACCAGCTTCCGGTCGATTTAATTACTATTCCGTCCAATCATTGAATTTTTAATTTGTACAATACTCATTTCGTATTTAGTTGTAAAGCTACTAACAATAAGTGTAAATGAACATATCATCAGCTAAGATACAATTTTAGGATCAGATAAACTTGCAGGTCGGCACCTTAATCTTAAAACAAGAATTTTGAAATTAATCTGGTTATATTGATCACTAAAGTAATTTAAAGACTTTTCCCGGGAGGCATTCAACCATTCCTTCAAATTCTAAATTTAATAAGGCAGAAGCTACCTTACTGCTTGGCATTTGTGCAAGTATGCATATACGGTCTATCCCGATTTTTTGATTTTCTTCAAGTATCCGGATCAACTTTTTATCGGTATCGGAGAGATTCACAAACAGTTTTTTTTGAATAAGTTTAGGTTTTTGGGTCGCGTCCCATCCCATGCAATATTTGATGTCATCGGCATTATTAACAAGTACCGCACGATTGGTTTTAATTAAATAATTACATCCTTCCGAGTATATATCATCAACCCGACCCGGCACGGCAAATACATCCCTGTTGTATGAGTTTGCAATATCGGCCGTAATTAAAGCACCCCCTTTTTTCGCTGATTCGATGACCAAAACAGCGTCAGACAATCCTGCAACGATGCGGTTTCTCTTTGGAAAATTTTCACGATCGGGATTGGTTTGACTGATAAAATCTGTAAGCAAACCCCCTTGATCCAACATTTTTTTTGCCAGTAAACGGTTTGAGGACGGATAAATCCGATCAAGACCATGAGCCAAAACTCCTATGGTTTTTAATCCCTGAGCTAAAGATTGCTTATGTGACATGGTATCAATACCATATGCCAATCCACTTACCACCAATATATCCAAATCTTTTAATCCTTCGATAATTGATTTACAAATACTGATCCCATAGTTCGATGCCTTTCTTGTTCCAACGATTCCAATAATTTTTTTAGCATCTAAATTTGCATTCCCTTTATAATACAACATGATTGGACCATCAAGACAATGCTTTAATCGTTCAGGATAGTCATCATCCAAAAAATAAAAGGTTTTTATTTTATTCTTTTGAATAAACTCGACTTCCAAATCAGCACGCTTCAATACTTCGGTATTGAGAATTTTGTTGGCGGTTGCTACTCCCAAACCGGGTATTTTTAGCAGATTTGATTTCTTTTCTTTAAAAACGGCTTCGGCCCCACCGCAATAAGCAATGAGCTTTTTACCATTGATGTCACTAATTCCGGAAATCAGGTTGATGCCTATTTGGTATTGCAGATTCATTTAAACGGATTGACAATCAAAGTTAAAAAATTTAATTAATCTTTTCTGTGTTCGAAAGATCAAACACCTAAAATATTTTTACATTTGTTAAATAATAAAAGCAGTCATGGTTTTACAATATATTACTTGGGATATCGATCCCGTTTTATTCAACTTGGGCCCATTATCGATCAGATGGTATGGTGCATTATTTTCAGGTTCGTTTTTAATCAGTTATATCTGGCTTATAAAACTTTTTAAACAAGAAAAAATACCCGTAAAAATATTGGACGGGCTTACAACAACGATGATCGTTGCTACCATTATCGGTGCACGACTAGGACATTGTTTGTTTTATGAACCTGAAATTTATCTTAATAACCCAATCCTGATTTTAAAAATACGGGATGGTGGTTTGGCCAGTCATGGTGCGGCAATAGCGATTGTTATAGGACTTTATCTTTATGCGCGAAGAACAAAAATCCCAATTCTGTGGTATCTCGACCGTGTTGTAATTTTTACGGCCCTAGCCGGTGCGTTTATTCGCTTTGGAAACCTGATGAACTCAGAAATATTTGGGACAATAACCAACTTACCATGGGGCTTTTACTTCGTTAAATATTATGATCCTCAAATGGGCTTGGATCCCCGTCATCCAGCACAATTATACGAATCAATATCCTATTTATTAATTTTTATCTTCTTATTTAATTACTACAAAAAACGCTTGGGTAAATTTGAAAACGGTCAGCTTTTTGGACTTTTTTTGATCATGGTTTTTGGAGTACGTTTTTTAATTGAATTCATAAAAATACCGCAAGTCGGGTTTGAAGAGGGAATGGCACTAAACATGGGTCAGCTTTTAAGTATCCCATTTGTTTTTTTAGGGATTGCTGTAATTGCATTTATCAACAGAAAAACTGTTTCAAAAAAATAGCCCCTTTTTAGAGGGGCCTATTCTTTTACAGACGATTTACTCTCTGTTCAAAAACAGCTTCTATTTCCTTAGCATAATCTGCTTGCTTATATTGGGTCGCTATTTGGCTTAATCCCCTTATAAGTCCCAAAGATTGTTTAATTGCCTCATCGTAGATTACAACACCATTTGGCAGAGAAGTATAATAATCAAATTCCTGAGCAAGCCGATTCACGAGATTTTGCGACAGTAATTTAGCTTTCTCAAATTCCCCTCCCAGATAATAGGCATCCAAAAATGAATAAGCACTAAAATCCTGTGGGAATTTACTCATTGGAAATTGTTCATAGTATCGATCGATAAGCTTTATAGCCATATCAATTTTGTTCTGAATAACCAGTTCTCTTGTAAGACGTATAAAACTGTTTGTTACGATCCCAGAATTTCTGGCACTTTCCCGATCTACTGTTACACCCGGTTTATTTAAATTACCCCACTTTGAACCATTCATCAGTTTATCGTAGGTTTTGTCCACCAAAATACCTCCTAAACTTGGGTTTGGCCTTTCGGCTTTTATCGGCATAAATTTATAAACAACACCATCCTGATGTATGTAATCAGTAGCATTAAAAACATCCTTAACAACCATAGGATTTGCAAAATAAACTGATCGTTTCCAATTATTGTTTGCCAGAAAATCTAAAAAGGCCAGATCATTTTTATACAAAGTATTCGAATTAATTTCCCATTTAATCTCTTTAACAATTAAATGAGCAAGTTCTCTGGGCACGATCCCGTTATCAACACAAGCTGCTGAATCGACCGTTATTTTAACTTTTTTGGTCGGGAAGAAGTTAACCTTCTCTCTTCCATACATTATTTTTGTCCGCTCATTATCACTTGCAATAAATCTAATTACTTCACTCAGCTCCTGATATTCTTCAAGTTTCACATCAACATAAGGAACAAAGTCATTGGTTCCTTTCTGGTACTTATCCTTTGTAAGCAACATAGGCAATGGATCAGCTCCATATATTTTTCGTTGCATTTGTTCTACATACCAATAACCGGATGAAAGCATATAATTCACTGTCCTCACATCAGTTCTGACGCCTTCTACCTCTTGCGCGTACCAGAGAGGGAATGTATCATTATCTCCTATGGTATAAAGCACAGCGTTTTTATCACAATGATTCAAATAATTTGAAGCGAAATCGTGTGCTGCATATTTACCCGATCGATCATGATCGTCCCATCCTTCACTTGCCATAATTACAGGTACAAGAAGTAAACATAAAGCCGTAACAATAAGCGAATTCATTTTGGCATTTTTAATGAGAACAGCAGTTTTTTCAACAATCGCCATCACCCCCAAACCAATCCAAATAGCGAATGCATAAAATGAACCCGCGTAGGCGTAATCCCTTTCACGAGGCTGGTGAGGGTACTGATTAAGGAAAATAACAATTGCCAAACCAGTCATTAAAAACAGTAAAAACACGACCCATGCATCCTTACTATCACGCTTCACATGGTATATTATCCCAAAGAAACCAAGAATCAATGGCAGGAAATAAAATTTATTGGTTGCGTCATTTTTAAAAGCATCAGGCAACAATTTCTGGCTGCCAATCCTCAAAGAATCAATAAAAGGAATTCCACTGATCCAATTACCCATACGCGAGTCGCCCTGACTTTCCAAATCATTCTGCCGCCCAACAAAATTCCACATAAAGTATCTGATATACATATGCCCAATCTGATATGAAACAAGGTAGTTCAGATTATCGGTAAAAGTTGGCTTTATGATCGTTTTATCATTGACTTTGATCGGTTCACCTTTTATGTACTCCTCATATTTTTGAGCATGTTCAGGTTCACGGTTACTCCAAATACGAGGGAAAATAGTTGTGAACCTTGGGTCATAGACGAATTTAAATTTATTTTTTGCAACAATGTACTTACCGGACTTATCATCCCTGATATAATCTTTCCCGGTCTCCTCAGAGGAAATGACAGGCGCATTGTAGTATGCCCCGTAAAAGATGGGCCATTCACCATATTGCTCCCTGTTTAAATATGAAAGCAAACTAATTGCATCTTTAGGGCTATTCTCGTTTATGGGTGTATCCGCATTGGCCCTCACTACCAGCATAAAAAATGAAGAATAACCAATCAAGATGAAGGTAAAACCGAGTATCACCGTATTTAGTACATGTTTCTTTTTTCGGATGGTATAATTTATACCATAAATTAAAAGTGAAATCACAACAACAAAATAAATGATCGTCCCCGAATTAAATGGCAATCCAATCGAATTCACAAAAAACAATTCGAAAGATGAGGATAAACTAACAATCCCGGGAACAATCACATACATAATAGTTGCTAAAATGAGCAGTGAAGCGATTCCGGTAAGAATAAATCCTTTTCGTGTCGATTCAAATTTCTTATAATAAAAAACAAAAGCGATGGCAGGAATTGCCAACAAGTTAAGTAAATGGACACCTACAGACAGGCCCATCAGATAAGCAATCAGAATCAACCAGCGGTTACTTGACCTAGTTGCCCCATCCTCTTCCCACTTCAAAATGGCCCAGAATACCAAGGCTGTAAAGAAAGAAGACATGGCATAAACCTCACCTTCAACGGCAGAAAACCAAAATGAATCACTAAAAGTATAAGCCAAGGCACCAACTGCTGCACTTCCTAATATCATATACATTTTGCCTTCGGTCATTTCACCTTTCTGCAGGGCAATTTTTTTTGCCAGCATAGAGATGCTCCAAAACAGGAATAAAATGGTGAAACTGCTGCTCAACGCCGACATGATATTGATCATCAATGCAACCTTGCTTACATCACCAAAAGCGAAAAGGGAGAAAAACCGACCTAGTAACTGAAATAAGGGAGCTCCAGGAGGGTGACCAACTTGTAATTTAAACGCAGTTGCAATATATTCACCACAATCCCACCAACTAGCTGTTGGTTCAACGGTTAACATATATACGAGTGTTGCAATAGCAAATATCGCCCACCCGGTTATGTTATTGATTTTACGGTAGCTTATCATCGGTCAAATATTAAAGGTTGATTGATTTTTTATTTAAGCGAAAGTAGGAATTTTGGTTCATACTATAATTCTTTAATTAACAATAATTAACTTTTTTGTTGATAATCATACGTTAAACACACCAAACTCAGCAAATAAAGTAGGGTTCAAATTTTTAAAAAAAACATTTGTAATAATAAAATATTTTCTAATTTTGCAGCCTTATTGAATCACATATATAGTTTGTCCGATGGTGTAACTGGCAACACGTCTGATTTTGGTTCAGAAGAGTCCAGGTTCGAGCCCTGGTCGGACAACAAAATTAAGGCCCATAATTCATTTTGTGGGCTTTGTTTTTTAAAAAAATTGAGGGCGAGAAGTCTATCCCGAAGAGCAAAGCGATGTCGGGAAGCCCTGGTCGGACAACAAAATTAAGGCCCATAATTCATTTTGTGGGCCTTGTTTTTTAAAGATTTATATGTTTACCGTGAGAAGTTTTCCGATCAGATCAGAAATGGAGGGGATCGTGAGTTGGTCAACACGACTAAAAAACCGTTCATAAACCATAGAATTTTATTTTTACGGAAATATCATGACTGTTATTCTAGAATAATTGAATTTCAAAAAAAGCAAATGTTGAATTTATAATATATTTTTGTATCTTTGCCCCGGAATTAAAGACAAGATTTGATAATGAGGGGGCAAATGTCCCCTCTTTTTATACAAAAATGATCGATAAACAATTAATAATTAAACTGGCTGAAAGCGAGCTGAAAGGAACAGATAAATTTCTGGTTAACGTTGCTGTTAATCCCGGAAATAAAATTTTTGTGATTTTGGATGGCGATTCCTCGATTAGTATCGATGATTGTATTGAAGTTAGCAGGTTTATCGAATCTAGTCTGGACCGTGAAGTTGAAGACTTTGAGCTTAGTGTATCATCGGCAGGGCTTGATCAACCGCTTAAGCTGATCCGTCAATATAAAAAGTACACGAACAAAGAAATATCAGTGTTAACAGGGGAAGGGGTTAAATATCAAGGTATTCTGACCGGAATACTTGATGATCGAATTCAACTGTATATCCCTGAAAATAAAAAGAAAAAAACCAAAGAACAAAATATTGAGATTTTATTTAGTGACATCAAAGAAACTAAAGCAATTATTTCATTTAAAAAGTAATGCAATAAATTAGAGCAATGGAACACATTAATTTAGTTGAAACTTTTTCGGAGTTTAAGGAATTTAAGAATATCGATCGTGAAACCATGATGCGTATCATTGAGGATATTTTTAGGCATATGCTGGCCAAACGATTTGGCAGTGATGAAAATTTCGATATTATCGTAAATATCGATAAAGGAGATTTGGAAATCTGGAGAAACCGGGAAATTGTTGAAGATAATGACGTAGAGGATGAGAACACTCAAATTGCACTCTCCGACGCTATAAAAATTGAACCCGATTTTGAAGTTGGAGAAGAAGTTTCGGAAGAGATGAAACTTGCGGACTTTGGAAGAAGAGAAATCCTAACCATTCGACAAAACCTGATCTCAAAAATTCAGGAGTACGAAAAAGACAATATATACAGGATTTATAAAGATAAAATTGGTGAAATTGTTACCGGTGAAGTATATCAGGTTTGGAAGAAAGAAGTCTTGATACTGGATGATGAATATATTGAATTGCTTTTACCTAAATCAGAACAAATTCCTTCCGATTTTTATCGTAAGGGCGACAATATTCGTGCGGTAGTTTCAAGAGTTGAAATGAAGAATAACAGTCCGGTTATTATTTTATCACGGACTTCTCCAATATTTTTGGAGCGACTTTTTGAAGCTGAAGTACCTGAAGTATTTGACGGATTAATTACCATCAAAAAAATTGTTCGTGTACCCGGCGAAAGAGCTAAGATTGCCGTTGAATCTTATGACGACAGAATAGATCCCGTTGGAGCTTGCGTAGGAATGAAAGGTTCACGTATTCATGGAATTGTAAGGGAACTAAAAAATGAAAACATCGATGTTATCAATTTCACCAACAATCCCAGTTTATACATTACCCGAGCTTTAAGTCCTGCCAAAATGACCTCAATAAAAATTGATGAGGCAAATAAACGCGCCGAAGTCTACATGAAACCCGATCAGGTTTCTCTAGCCATTGGGAAAGGCGGGTTTAATATAAAATTAGCCGGTAAACTCACCGGTTATGAAATTGATGTTTATCGCGACACTGATACTGACAATGAAGATGTTGATATTCAAGAATTTTCTGATGAAATCGATCAGTGGATTATCGATGAATTAAAAAGCATTGGATGTGATACGGCAAAAAGTGTTTTGGACATCTCAGTTGAAGATCTGGTAACAAGAACAGATTTAGAAATCGAAACCATTAATGAAGTGGTTCGCATAATAAGAGCTGAATTTGAATAAAAATATTAAATTTATTGACTTTTTCAACATTCAAAATCAGAGAAATACCAATTAGTAAGGAGTATGGAAGAGAATATAATGACAACAAGATTAAGTAAAGCAGCAAGAGAATTTAACGTTGGGATTTCTACCATCGTGGATTTTCTTTCTAAAAAGGGCCATGAAGTTGATGCCAATCCAAACACGAAGATTTCGGCTGAAGCTTATGCTATTCTTGTTCAGGAATTCCAATCAGAAAAGCATGTAAAGGAAGAATCCAAAAAAATTGGACTAGAATATACTCAACATGAAACGATTACGATTGAAAACAAAAAAGCTCCGGTTGTTGCAGATGTCGATGAAGAGGATGAAGAAGAAAAAATAATTATTAAAACGACAATGTTACCTCATGTTGAGCCTATAAAAGAAAAAATAGTCTCTCCTCCTCCTGTTGTTGAAAAAGAAATCCCTCTTGTTAAACCTATAGAGCCTATTACTGAAGAAAAAGTAAAAAAAGAAGAACCAAAAAAAGAAGAACCAACAATTACAGAAGCTAAAGTTGAGGTAAAAATTGAACCTGAAATTGAACAGGATGAAACCGGTGAGAATGAATTGAAAATTCTTGGTCGAATTGATTTGGATTCCATAAATTCAAGAACAAAGCCCAGAAGAAAAACCAAAGAAGAAAAAGCAAAAGAGTCTGAAGAAAAAACCTTGGCCCGCGAAAAAGCGAAAGTTGGGTCGAAAGTAAAAAGGGACGAAGACAAGAAAGAAAAACAAGAATTAGTTGCGCCTAAAGTACAAGAACCTCTTGAAAATAAGAAGACCGTAATTGAACCTATTGTTAAAAAAGAAGAAAAACATAAAGAGCCTGTTATTGAGAAAGATGCTCCGATTGATAATTTTTTGCCGACTGAATTCTCAAAATTGGTTGGTCCGAAAATATTAGATAAAATCATATTACCTGATGTTAAAAAACCTGTTGCTTCATCAAAACAGGCCAAAATAGAGCCAAAAAAGAAAAGAAAGAGAATAAAAAAACAAGCTCCTTATAATCCTGCGGATAAAGATAAGGATCATGATAAAACATCTGGTCCACAAAGACCTTACGGTGGTGGTCAAGCGGGGCAAACTAGTCAATCAGGGCAAAAACCCGGACATGCCGGATCACAAAAAAATCAAAAAAGTGGAGGGTTCAAACCGAATATCAAACATGAACCTACACCCGAAGAAATTGAAAAACAAATAAAAGATACCTTGGCGCGCTTAAGTTCGCCCGGTAAATCGAAGGCTTCGAAACATCGACGACAAAAACGGGATACCTTTAGCCAACACCTTCAGGATCAATTAAAACAACAGGAAGATGATAAGAAGATTATCAAGGTAACCGAGTTTGTAACAGCAAATGAATTAGGGACCATGATGAATGTTCCTGTCAATAACATCATTTCTACTTGTATGTCACTTGGTATTTTTCTTTCAATTAACCAAAGATTAGATGCTGAAACATTATCGCTTGTAGCTGAAGAATTTGGTTATGATGTTGAATTTGTGAGTGTTGACGTACAGGAAGCCATTCATGATTCGGAAGAAGAGGATGATCCTGCCAGCCTGGTTGACAGATCGCCTATCGTTACGGTAATGGGCCATGTTGACCATGGAAAAACACTTTTACTTGATTATATCCGAAAAGCCAACGTAATTGCCGGGGAAGCCGGGGGAATCACCCAACATATTGGTGCTTATGAAGTAACCCTTGAAAATGGGAAAAATATTACATTTTTGGATACACCCGGTCATGAAGCGTTTACTGCAATGCGTGCCCGTGGAGCAAAAGTAACTGATGTCGCAATTGTAATAATTGCAGCTGATGATAATGTAATGCCTCAAACAAAGGAAGCCATAAACCATGCCCTTGCTGCCGGTGTTCCGATTGTTTTTGCCATCAATAAGATTGACAAACCTACTGCCAATCCGGAAAAGATTAAAGAAGAGTTATCTCAAATGAACATTCTTGTTGAAGATTGGGGTGGCAAATATCAGTGTCAGGAAATATCTGCAAAACAAGGAATAAATATTGATCAGTTACTTGAAAAAGTATTATTGGAAGCCGAATTGCTTGAGCTTAAAGGGAATCCCAACAAGGGAGCCGTTGGAACCGTAATCGAATCATCGCTTGATAAGGGCCGAGGTTATGTAGCCAAAATATTAATACAAAACGGAACCATAAAAATTGGGGATTACATTCTAGCCGGAGGAACATCAGGTAAAGTTAAAGCGATGTACAATGAAAGAAACCAATTGGTAAAATCAGCCGGTCCATCTGTACCTGTACTTTTACTCGGTTTAAGTGGGGCACCTCAAGCCGGAGATGGTTTTAATGTGATGAGGGATGAAAAAGAAGCTAAAGCCATTGCCAATAAACGAACTCAATTACAGAGAGAACAGGGCATCCGTACACAAAAACACATCACACTCGATGAAATTGGCCGACGAATTGCCATTGGTGATTTCAAGGAATTAAATGTTATTGTTAAAGGTGATGTTGACGGATCTGTTGAAGCATTGTCCGACTCATTAATAAAACTTGGAACTGAAGAAGTTCAGGTAAATATCATTCATAAATCGGTAGGCGCAATTACCGAATCAGATGTTCTGCTTGCATCGGCCTCCGATGCCGTAATTATCGGGTTCCAGGTTCGACCTTCAATGAGTGCCAGAAAACTTGCCGAAGCTGAACAAATTGACATCAGACTTTATTCAATCATATACCAGGCTATCGATGAGCTTAAATCAGCTATCGAAGGGATGCTATCGCCGGATATTGAAGAAAAAATTGTTTGCAATATCGAAGTACGCGATGTATTCAAGGTTACAAAAGTTGGTACAGTTGCAGGTTGTCTGGTTCTGGATGGCAAGGTAAACAGAAACACTCAGGTTCGGGTCATTCGTGATGGGATAGTAGTATATACAGGAGGATTGGGATCACTGAAACGATTTAAAGATGATGTGAAAGAAGTTCAATCGGGATATGAATGCGGACTGAACATCGATAATTTCAATGATATTAAAATTGGGGATATTATCGAAGGTTACGAGCAAATAGAAGTAAAGAGGAAATTATAAAATCTATAAATATTTGATGCCTCCGGCATCCTTTTTAATACATTTGTTTTCAATATTATACTTTATTATTAATGCGCAGTTTCATTAATTCTTTTGATAATATTGGCTACGGGTTGAAGAAACCAAAATCCTGTTCAGTATCGGGTTATCTTTCTCCTTTAGCCAATCGTAAATTTTTTATGTGAAATCCCGTTTTCAATCATCAATCCATTCGAATAAATATTCATTTTTAAAATCGATCTCATAAGCTTTTAGAAAATCTAAATACTCATCCCTAAAAGACTTTTTTTTGTGATGTTCTTTTTGCTTATCAATATATTTAATAACATCCGTAAGCTGTGAATGGCTATAGGAAAATGCGCCAAAACCTTCTTGCCATTGAAATTTATAAGGGGTGAATTTCTTTTCTTTTATGAAAGCATTTGACGATTTCTTTATTTCCCGAACCAAATCGGACAAACAACAGGTAGGTTTCATGCCGATAAAAAAATGGATATGGGTTGATATACCGTTTATAGCCAACATCTTTTGCCCTTTGTTTTGCACAATGCCGGTAATATATTTGTAAAGTTCTTCTTCCCAGGTAGATTGAATGAGAGCGTTGCGGTTTTGAACAGCAAAAACAGTTTGGATATAAATTTGAGAATAGGTATCAGCCATAAAATTAAGTTTGATAGTTTGATTTTAATCCCGGAGGGATTGCATGTTTATAGAAAGGGTTAATAATAGAAAAGATACGACCCCTGCCGGGGTCGCATTAATCCCGAACATTTGATCATCTATAAATATTTGATGCCTCCGGCATCCTTTTTATACATTTGTTTTCAATATTATATTTTATTATTAATGCGTTGCTTCATTAATTCTTTTAATAATATTGGCTTCGGGTTGAAGAAACCAAAATCCTGTTCCGTATCGGGTTATCTTTCTCCTTTAGCCATTCGTAAATTTTTTGTGTGACATCCCGTTATTATTCAATGGTTTCATCTTTGAAATTTCAGGGTGATCAGAAAACTACAATACATCTATCTCCTTTTCTTTCATGTGTTCCTCAATGTATATCTCCAAACGACAATACTTGTTCTTAATGAGGTTGTGCAACGGTTACGTTTGTTAGCAAACAATAATTATTTTTTAGTTTTAGATTACTTGTTCAAATTCTTTTTGAGAAAATCCAACGGATTATCAAAGTACTCCCTTAATTCCTCCTGACTCATACATAACCAGCTCGCACAACAATAATCATCTATTCTCTTTTTAATTTCAAAATGCAGATGATCATAATCTCCGTTATACCTCTTTGCCTCAGCTTTAGTATATAATACTCCAATTTTTGTATTATAATCGAGCTCATCACCATTTTTAACATAAATATCTTTAAGATGTGTGTAGGAGCTATAAATAAAAGAACCATCATCAAGTTTATGCCTAATAATTACAACCTTATTCGGTGCTATCGGGCGAATTAAACATACTACTCCTTTATTAACCGGATATACAAATACAGTATCCTGTTTTTCTGAAGGTATTATATCGATCCCTGAATGTTTATGACCTTTTGCATGACCAGAACGATAAGTTCCAAATCCACTTATTATTTGAATCATATTTAAATCTGATCGATTTTTTAGGTTAAAAGGAAGTACCCATTTTTCTGCAATTTCTGAAGGTTCTATATTAATATAAAACTTCTTCATCTTTTCACTGTACTTTTTAATGCTGTCAGATTGGATAAGAGCATATTCTATTGTATCCTTAACTTGAATAGGATCCTTTTTTAGTACTTCATTGTTTTTTTTATTATAATTTGAACAACAACAT
The Bacteroidota bacterium DNA segment above includes these coding regions:
- the dprA gene encoding DNA-processing protein DprA, with the protein product MNLQYQIGINLISGISDINGKKLIAYCGGAEAVFKEKKSNLLKIPGLGVATANKILNTEVLKRADLEVEFIQKNKIKTFYFLDDDYPERLKHCLDGPIMLYYKGNANLDAKKIIGIVGTRKASNYGISICKSIIEGLKDLDILVVSGLAYGIDTMSHKQSLAQGLKTIGVLAHGLDRIYPSSNRLLAKKMLDQGGLLTDFISQTNPDRENFPKRNRIVAGLSDAVLVIESAKKGGALITADIANSYNRDVFAVPGRVDDIYSEGCNYLIKTNRAVLVNNADDIKYCMGWDATQKPKLIQKKLFVNLSDTDKKLIRILEENQKIGIDRICILAQMPSSKVASALLNLEFEGMVECLPGKVFKLL
- the rsgA gene encoding ribosome small subunit-dependent GTPase A, whose translation is MDGIVIKSTGSWYTVRDDQGHYFDCKIKGHFRMMDIKTTNPIAIGDRVRFQLQEKEKVGVIDHIYERTNYIIRKATNLSKFSHIIAANLDQAIIIITLASPRTSTGFIDRFLVTAEAYHIPAQIIFNKIDLYDEESWVTHKQIKDVYERLGYPCTEISVKESINIDRVETLLKGKVSLFAGHSGVGKSALINKIESGLDIKTGIISDYHHKGKHTTTYAEMHELSAGGFIVDTPGIKEFGLIDFNSAEVAERFPEMRKYMHNCKFNNCTHVHEPGCAVINALKNGNISISRYENYLNIINDDYFSKKQY
- the rimP gene encoding ribosome assembly cofactor RimP, which codes for MIDKQLIIKLAESELKGTDKFLVNVAVNPGNKIFVILDGDSSISIDDCIEVSRFIESSLDREVEDFELSVSSAGLDQPLKLIRQYKKYTNKEISVLTGEGVKYQGILTGILDDRIQLYIPENKKKKTKEQNIEILFSDIKETKAIISFKK
- a CDS encoding DUF2723 domain-containing protein produces the protein MISYRKINNITGWAIFAIATLVYMLTVEPTASWWDCGEYIATAFKLQVGHPPGAPLFQLLGRFFSLFAFGDVSKVALMINIMSALSSSFTILFLFWSISMLAKKIALQKGEMTEGKMYMILGSAAVGALAYTFSDSFWFSAVEGEVYAMSSFFTALVFWAILKWEEDGATRSSNRWLILIAYLMGLSVGVHLLNLLAIPAIAFVFYYKKFESTRKGFILTGIASLLILATIMYVIVPGIVSLSSSFELFFVNSIGLPFNSGTIIYFVVVISLLIYGINYTIRKKKHVLNTVILGFTFILIGYSSFFMLVVRANADTPINENSPKDAISLLSYLNREQYGEWPIFYGAYYNAPVISSEETGKDYIRDDKSGKYIVAKNKFKFVYDPRFTTIFPRIWSNREPEHAQKYEEYIKGEPIKVNDKTIIKPTFTDNLNYLVSYQIGHMYIRYFMWNFVGRQNDLESQGDSRMGNWISGIPFIDSLRIGSQKLLPDAFKNDATNKFYFLPLILGFFGIIYHVKRDSKDAWVVFLLFLMTGLAIVIFLNQYPHQPRERDYAYAGSFYAFAIWIGLGVMAIVEKTAVLIKNAKMNSLIVTALCLLLVPVIMASEGWDDHDRSGKYAAHDFASNYLNHCDKNAVLYTIGDNDTFPLWYAQEVEGVRTDVRTVNYMLSSGYWYVEQMQRKIYGADPLPMLLTKDKYQKGTNDFVPYVDVKLEEYQELSEVIRFIASDNERTKIMYGREKVNFFPTKKVKITVDSAACVDNGIVPRELAHLIVKEIKWEINSNTLYKNDLAFLDFLANNNWKRSVYFANPMVVKDVFNATDYIHQDGVVYKFMPIKAERPNPSLGGILVDKTYDKLMNGSKWGNLNKPGVTVDRESARNSGIVTNSFIRLTRELVIQNKIDMAIKLIDRYYEQFPMSKFPQDFSAYSFLDAYYLGGEFEKAKLLSQNLVNRLAQEFDYYTSLPNGVVIYDEAIKQSLGLIRGLSQIATQYKQADYAKEIEAVFEQRVNRL
- the lgt gene encoding prolipoprotein diacylglyceryl transferase, which produces MVLQYITWDIDPVLFNLGPLSIRWYGALFSGSFLISYIWLIKLFKQEKIPVKILDGLTTTMIVATIIGARLGHCLFYEPEIYLNNPILILKIRDGGLASHGAAIAIVIGLYLYARRTKIPILWYLDRVVIFTALAGAFIRFGNLMNSEIFGTITNLPWGFYFVKYYDPQMGLDPRHPAQLYESISYLLIFIFLFNYYKKRLGKFENGQLFGLFLIMVFGVRFLIEFIKIPQVGFEEGMALNMGQLLSIPFVFLGIAVIAFINRKTVSKK